A window of Formosa sp. Hel1_31_208 contains these coding sequences:
- a CDS encoding proton-conducting transporter membrane subunit encodes MTWLIFLVNATLIVYYFSDFPSWNFGNLFQINGFSIVIWTVVAFFSAIVQMYATNYMKGFKKKQSFLLYCLGFSFSVMLFVISNNVFLLVFFWLLMGLIMSKLIGIDSEWKEAQHAAKFARLNYIGGSLFLAIAIGILVYGTGTFTKNEILANIYTVPQWITTISALCIIVAAIIQSAIFPFHRWLLSAMTSPTPASALMHAGFVNGAGILLTLFAPLLFTANVLLLIFIIGGLTAIVAQFSKLMQVNVKQKLACSTIAQMSFMVMQCGLGFFSAAITHLILHGFYKAYLFLSAGEEIKNSLPKKPDSIVIKPLQAIIITFSAVIGGLLFGYITGKGLSIDSGLFLTFIVAITVGQVVYNILNQASLSSTQKFLVTPILIILGIGVYALVFNGVTILMHDMPMANMPIALTPIHIIFGVVFLIGFHIMLSGVYRKIPWLYVKLMNISQPISKSIISFKTK; translated from the coding sequence ATGACTTGGCTTATTTTTTTGGTTAACGCTACTTTAATAGTCTACTATTTTTCTGATTTCCCTAGTTGGAATTTTGGAAATCTATTTCAGATAAATGGTTTTAGCATAGTCATATGGACTGTTGTCGCCTTTTTTAGCGCCATAGTTCAAATGTACGCTACAAACTACATGAAAGGTTTCAAAAAGAAACAAAGCTTTCTTTTGTATTGTTTAGGTTTTTCTTTTTCCGTGATGCTTTTTGTTATTTCAAATAACGTTTTCTTACTGGTGTTCTTTTGGTTATTAATGGGATTAATCATGTCCAAATTAATAGGCATAGATTCAGAATGGAAAGAAGCACAACATGCCGCAAAATTTGCCAGACTAAATTACATAGGAGGTTCATTGTTTTTAGCCATTGCTATTGGGATCCTAGTTTATGGCACCGGAACATTCACGAAAAATGAAATATTAGCAAATATATACACGGTTCCACAATGGATAACTACTATATCTGCATTATGCATTATAGTGGCGGCAATAATTCAGTCAGCTATTTTTCCATTCCATAGATGGTTATTATCTGCAATGACATCACCAACTCCTGCTTCTGCACTTATGCATGCTGGTTTTGTTAATGGTGCAGGGATTTTATTGACCCTATTTGCTCCATTATTATTTACGGCTAATGTATTATTATTAATTTTTATTATTGGTGGTTTAACCGCTATTGTGGCGCAGTTTAGTAAATTAATGCAAGTAAATGTGAAACAAAAATTAGCGTGTTCCACAATTGCGCAAATGAGTTTTATGGTAATGCAATGTGGACTTGGGTTTTTCTCTGCAGCTATTACGCACCTTATACTTCATGGATTTTATAAGGCCTATTTATTCTTGTCGGCAGGTGAGGAAATAAAAAATTCACTTCCAAAAAAGCCCGATAGTATTGTAATTAAACCTTTACAAGCTATAATCATTACGTTTTCAGCTGTTATAGGAGGCCTGCTTTTTGGATATATCACAGGAAAAGGATTAAGCATAGACAGTGGACTCTTTCTAACGTTTATTGTTGCAATAACGGTAGGGCAAGTGGTTTATAACATACTAAACCAAGCGAGTCTTTCTAGTACTCAAAAATTTCTAGTAACACCAATACTAATCATTCTTGGAATAGGAGTTTACGCATTAGTCTTTAATGGAGTAACCATATTAATGCATGATATGCCAATGGCAAACATGCCTATTGCATTAACGCCAATACACATCATATTTGGAGTAGTCTTCCTAATCGGATTTCACATTATGCTATCTGGTGTGTACAGAAAAATACCCTGGCTCTATGTAAAACTCATGAACATTTCACAACCCATAAGTAAATCTATCATTTCTTTTAAAACTAAATAG
- the can gene encoding carbonate dehydratase produces MPNTYYNKLLANNKEWVEEMTTNNKDYFKNLAKGQKPPVLWIGCADSRVPANEITGTHPGELFVHRNIANMVVHTDMNMLSVLDYAVNHLEVQHVIVCGHYGCGGVQAAMQNKSLGLINKWVRNIKEVYKDNYTELKKIESDKERFDRLVELNVKAQVYDLAKTSIIQQKWKDKSGLQIHGWVYDLKDGVINDLKVSMESAEHLSEVFRLDLD; encoded by the coding sequence ATGCCAAATACATATTATAACAAGCTATTAGCTAACAACAAAGAATGGGTCGAAGAAATGACCACGAACAACAAGGACTACTTTAAAAATTTGGCAAAGGGACAAAAACCACCTGTGCTTTGGATTGGGTGTGCCGATAGCCGGGTACCAGCTAATGAAATAACTGGTACACATCCAGGAGAGCTTTTTGTTCACCGAAATATTGCTAATATGGTGGTACATACCGATATGAATATGCTAAGTGTTTTAGATTATGCGGTTAATCACTTAGAGGTACAACATGTAATTGTGTGTGGTCATTATGGTTGTGGTGGTGTACAGGCGGCAATGCAAAATAAGTCTCTCGGTCTTATCAATAAATGGGTCAGAAATATAAAGGAGGTTTATAAAGACAACTACACCGAGCTAAAAAAAATAGAATCAGATAAAGAACGTTTTGATCGTTTAGTTGAATTAAATGTCAAGGCACAAGTTTATGATTTAGCTAAAACATCTATCATTCAACAAAAGTGGAAAGACAAAAGTGGTCTTCAAATTCATGGATGGGTTTATGATCTTAAAGATGGAGTTATCAATGATCTCAAAGTTTCTATGGAAAGCGCAGAACATCTTTCTGAAGTTTTTAGATTAGATTTAGACTAG
- a CDS encoding DUF2309 domain-containing protein, whose protein sequence is MTKQEQILLSIEAASKRIGTTWPLYSFVTSNPLSGYEKLPFEDAVQEAGRFLKSNSYPSASIYKQAFENNDIDKTVLSEMLKEAQLLKSPEAYLQEMERLETTPLQKPASKLDVIMAKWLAVFMDEGMAEWQIPNKEKGFYNAWKALAVYDKDIGKPSLKHLPKTSIEALEQVLSAHSIINYNELFSAHIAALSGWTGYIKHRIDTNSVWQQQFPITIEDYLAVRLTIANHLNMPLEIVVETSQNDLEVKLKHLWLKAWEATFQNRLVSDLKTNNIRFDVSKEKTELPDAQMVFCIDTRSEMIRRHVEASGNYETYGYAGFFGIAADYQHYQEDISIKSCPPIVGSPYKITETPNLELAQKDANFKSEKRMSKAKTHILKRLKNMLPSSFGFVEGAGAFYGLSLIAQSFIPSSYFKIKNRNKRDYESFCEPRIAYNDKNKTSEDIALQEKVAIVKSGFDLMGWERFAPLVIFAGHGSHTANNPFGSSLDCGACAASPGRHNARLLATLANDNAVRAELKSSHQIDIPTDTVFVGAEHNTTTDEIVLFDAHIPETHLERLSMLKKNLRKVQETATSERLNVTSGSVELAKKKSLNWGETRPEWGLAKNAAFIVGSRDLTSTMHLDGRCFMHSYNWELDPEGKALEGIMGGPMVVTQWINNHYYFSTVDNNRFGGGSKITHNITGQFGVVQGNGGDLKMGLPLQSLKASDTEMYHQPLRLTTMIHAPLGRVELILRKNKHLQTLLDNEWMYLKVIDTNDSNRFKSYNKNYNWSLEEVSFSNVKTEDKRTLVLSDY, encoded by the coding sequence ATGACTAAGCAAGAGCAAATTTTATTAAGTATTGAAGCTGCTTCAAAACGAATTGGTACAACTTGGCCACTTTACTCTTTTGTCACTTCAAATCCCTTATCAGGCTATGAAAAGTTGCCTTTTGAAGATGCGGTACAAGAGGCAGGACGTTTTTTAAAATCGAATTCTTATCCTAGCGCTTCTATTTACAAACAAGCCTTCGAAAACAACGATATCGATAAGACTGTTTTATCGGAAATGCTAAAGGAAGCACAATTATTAAAGTCTCCTGAAGCCTATTTGCAGGAGATGGAACGTCTTGAAACGACACCTTTGCAAAAGCCGGCTTCAAAATTAGACGTCATTATGGCGAAATGGTTAGCGGTTTTTATGGATGAAGGTATGGCAGAATGGCAAATACCTAATAAAGAAAAAGGGTTTTACAATGCTTGGAAAGCCTTAGCTGTATATGATAAAGATATCGGTAAACCTAGTTTAAAGCACTTGCCTAAAACAAGCATTGAAGCCTTAGAGCAAGTATTAAGCGCACATAGTATCATAAACTATAATGAATTATTCAGTGCTCATATAGCGGCATTATCAGGTTGGACAGGTTACATAAAACATCGTATAGATACGAACTCAGTTTGGCAACAACAATTCCCTATAACTATTGAAGATTATTTGGCAGTACGATTAACTATTGCGAATCATCTTAATATGCCATTAGAGATTGTCGTAGAAACTAGTCAAAATGATTTAGAGGTAAAGCTTAAACACCTCTGGCTTAAGGCTTGGGAAGCAACATTTCAAAACCGATTGGTTTCAGATTTAAAAACCAATAATATCAGATTTGATGTCTCAAAAGAAAAAACGGAATTGCCAGATGCTCAAATGGTGTTTTGTATAGATACACGATCTGAAATGATACGTCGACATGTAGAAGCTTCTGGGAATTACGAAACTTATGGCTATGCAGGTTTCTTCGGAATTGCAGCAGATTACCAGCATTATCAGGAAGATATAAGTATTAAATCTTGTCCTCCAATTGTTGGTTCACCATACAAGATTACAGAAACTCCAAATTTAGAATTAGCTCAAAAAGATGCTAACTTTAAGAGTGAGAAAAGGATGTCTAAGGCAAAAACACATATCTTAAAACGACTTAAGAATATGTTACCATCATCTTTTGGATTTGTAGAAGGTGCAGGGGCATTTTACGGATTGTCATTAATTGCACAGTCTTTTATACCAAGTTCTTATTTTAAAATTAAGAACAGAAATAAGCGTGATTATGAGTCGTTTTGCGAGCCTCGAATTGCTTACAATGATAAAAACAAAACTTCAGAAGATATCGCTCTTCAAGAAAAAGTAGCAATTGTAAAGTCTGGTTTTGACTTAATGGGTTGGGAACGTTTTGCGCCTTTAGTAATTTTTGCGGGTCACGGAAGCCATACCGCAAATAACCCCTTTGGATCTAGTTTAGATTGTGGTGCTTGCGCGGCAAGCCCGGGAAGACATAATGCTAGACTTTTAGCAACGTTAGCGAATGACAATGCTGTTAGAGCAGAATTAAAATCATCTCATCAAATTGATATTCCTACAGATACAGTTTTTGTTGGAGCTGAACACAATACAACAACAGATGAAATTGTACTATTTGATGCACACATACCAGAAACACATCTAGAACGACTGAGTATGTTAAAGAAAAATCTTAGAAAAGTGCAGGAGACAGCGACTTCAGAACGTTTAAATGTAACTTCGGGAAGTGTAGAATTGGCCAAAAAGAAATCTTTAAATTGGGGAGAAACAAGACCAGAATGGGGTTTAGCAAAGAATGCGGCTTTTATTGTTGGATCTAGAGATTTAACATCTACAATGCATCTTGATGGAAGATGTTTTATGCACTCTTACAACTGGGAATTAGATCCAGAAGGTAAAGCCTTAGAAGGTATTATGGGAGGGCCAATGGTTGTCACTCAATGGATTAATAACCACTATTATTTTAGTACAGTCGATAATAATAGGTTTGGTGGAGGTTCAAAAATTACACATAATATTACTGGTCAATTTGGAGTGGTTCAAGGTAATGGAGGGGATTTAAAAATGGGATTGCCATTGCAGTCTCTAAAAGCCTCAGATACAGAAATGTATCACCAGCCACTGCGATTAACAACTATGATTCATGCACCTTTAGGACGTGTAGAGTTGATTCTAAGAAAAAATAAGCATCTTCAAACTTTATTAGATAATGAGTGGATGTATTTAAAAGTAATCGACACTAATGACTCAAACAGATTTAAATCCTACAATAAGAATTACAATTGGAGTCTCGAAGAAGTAAGTTTTTCAAACGTAAAAACAGAGGACAAACGAACGCTTGTATTAAGTGACTATTAA
- a CDS encoding universal stress protein: MKNNKYKILVLSDLKQSAEKTLRYAAKLSLEIDANVEFFYAKEATEVVQTENPLSAMRTISEVCNQTERKIKDLVNPISKENNINIKSTFAFGNIKNDIETCINTSNPDLIILGERKQKRFNFLGDRISHYVNKRYNGVVLVVTDSNVLDSEGKVSLNNLGLKNNIDNYKVQIKNELVS, translated from the coding sequence ATGAAAAACAATAAATATAAAATATTAGTCCTTTCAGATTTAAAACAAAGTGCAGAAAAGACTTTAAGATATGCTGCTAAATTATCTCTTGAAATTGATGCAAATGTTGAGTTTTTTTATGCAAAGGAAGCAACTGAGGTTGTACAGACTGAAAACCCATTATCTGCTATGCGAACTATCAGTGAAGTTTGTAATCAAACAGAAAGGAAAATTAAAGATTTAGTGAATCCAATTTCAAAAGAAAATAATATTAATATTAAGTCAACCTTTGCTTTTGGAAATATTAAAAATGACATTGAAACTTGTATTAATACTTCTAATCCAGATTTGATTATTCTTGGGGAAAGAAAGCAAAAAAGATTCAATTTTCTTGGAGATCGTATTTCCCATTATGTAAATAAAAGATACAATGGAGTCGTTTTAGTTGTGACAGATTCTAATGTTTTGGATTCTGAAGGAAAAGTGTCTTTGAACAATTTAGGTTTAAAGAATAATATCGATAATTACAAGGTTCAAATTAAAAATGAATTAGTGTCATAG
- a CDS encoding BatD family protein, which translates to MKPLKYIAVLFIVLFTTLASAQVKFEAKVSKSKLGVNERLRIDFVMNKDGDNFNPPDFTNFNVVGGPNTSVSNSWLNGQHSYTKTYSYFLAPKRKGTFKINQASIEIDDEIYKTQVVSVQITNAVKRPNDPYNVEGVASENIHLVAEVSKSDPYLNEAITVVYKLYVSAATGVSNWREIENPRYNDFWSQKIDTKGLRIQNGKYKGQDYRYVVLRKTVLYPQKTGKLEIEPLTLDITVEVPTNRRDIFGGRHMAQVNRTVSAGSRTINVKPLPEMGKPDDFTGAVGSFKFNVITSKSQLNASESLQARVEVTGKGNLNLFQLPKLTVPSSLEVYEPEHNESIRTNLTGMQGSISDNYTIVPRYKGKYPIPSLSFSYFDLETETYKRVSSGEIVIDVIEGPINNSSGDDNIASTVDNKKEMTSNLAQFAFIKTDANLKPVDTESFFKSTGFWGSLLLPFLAIPLAIVYRKKKEERSADVFGNKIRKADKLAKRYLGEAKKALGNKEAFYIALEKALHNYLKAKLHIETSDFSKEKIQDVLIQRQVNASTVKEFISILEHCELARYTPITNVEMQQDYEKSASTISIIDKELR; encoded by the coding sequence ATGAAACCCTTAAAATACATAGCAGTACTTTTTATAGTGCTTTTTACGACACTAGCGTCGGCTCAAGTGAAATTTGAAGCGAAAGTTAGCAAAAGCAAGCTTGGTGTAAATGAGCGATTACGTATTGATTTTGTCATGAATAAGGATGGTGATAATTTCAATCCACCAGATTTTACTAACTTCAATGTGGTTGGCGGTCCAAATACATCAGTCAGTAACTCATGGTTAAATGGGCAGCATTCTTACACGAAAACCTATAGCTATTTTTTAGCACCTAAAAGAAAGGGAACATTCAAAATCAATCAAGCGAGTATTGAAATAGATGATGAAATATATAAAACTCAAGTTGTAAGTGTACAAATTACAAATGCTGTAAAACGCCCAAATGATCCTTATAATGTTGAGGGTGTAGCCTCTGAAAACATTCATTTAGTCGCTGAGGTGTCTAAATCAGACCCTTATCTTAATGAGGCTATTACAGTGGTCTATAAATTATATGTTTCTGCTGCTACAGGAGTAAGTAATTGGAGAGAAATCGAGAACCCTAGGTATAATGACTTTTGGAGTCAGAAAATAGATACCAAGGGGTTGCGCATTCAAAACGGAAAATACAAAGGGCAAGATTATCGGTATGTTGTTTTGAGGAAAACAGTACTTTATCCGCAAAAGACAGGGAAGTTAGAAATTGAACCACTAACTTTAGATATTACTGTTGAAGTACCAACCAACCGTCGTGATATTTTTGGAGGGCGGCACATGGCTCAGGTCAATCGAACAGTTTCCGCAGGGAGTCGAACCATTAATGTAAAACCTTTACCAGAAATGGGAAAACCAGATGATTTTACAGGGGCAGTTGGTAGTTTTAAGTTTAATGTAATCACCTCAAAATCGCAATTAAACGCTTCTGAATCATTACAAGCCAGAGTAGAAGTTACAGGTAAAGGCAATCTCAATTTATTTCAATTACCAAAACTTACTGTACCAAGTTCACTTGAGGTTTATGAACCAGAACATAACGAATCAATTCGAACGAATTTGACTGGCATGCAAGGTTCTATATCAGATAATTATACTATTGTACCACGGTACAAAGGGAAATATCCAATTCCTAGCCTCTCGTTTTCTTATTTTGATTTGGAAACAGAAACCTACAAACGTGTGTCTTCTGGTGAAATTGTGATAGATGTTATAGAAGGCCCTATTAATAATTCGTCTGGGGATGATAATATTGCGTCTACAGTCGATAATAAAAAAGAAATGACATCAAATCTAGCCCAGTTTGCATTTATTAAAACAGATGCTAATTTAAAGCCGGTTGATACAGAAAGTTTTTTCAAATCTACTGGATTTTGGGGTTCACTATTACTGCCATTTTTAGCAATTCCATTAGCGATTGTATATCGTAAAAAGAAAGAAGAGCGAAGTGCTGATGTTTTTGGGAATAAAATTAGAAAAGCTGATAAATTAGCCAAGCGTTATTTAGGTGAAGCTAAAAAAGCATTAGGAAATAAAGAGGCCTTTTATATAGCTTTAGAAAAAGCATTGCATAATTATTTAAAGGCTAAGTTGCATATCGAGACGAGTGATTTCAGTAAAGAAAAAATACAGGACGTGTTAATTCAACGTCAAGTTAATGCGTCTACGGTAAAAGAATTTATTAGCATATTAGAGCATTGTGAATTGGCAAGATACACTCCTATTACGAATGTAGAGATGCAACAAGACTATGAGAAATCTGCTTCCACCATATCAATCATTGATAAAGAATTAAGGTAG
- a CDS encoding tetratricopeptide repeat protein: MKQFLHILVCFILTSSFAQNEKVFEQANSLYNEGNYAKAIEKYHTILDSGEHSAELFYNMANAHYKLNHIAPSIYYYEKALLLKPRDKEILNNITYARNMTIDDIEVLPEVGFSRLLNKATNTMSYDNWAKLAVVLVVLFVILFLFYVFSHRTAKKRFAFITSSVCIILAFVALAFAFHKYELVEKDQPAIVFAQEAQIKSEPNLRSTESFKLHEGTKVQVLDTINNWKKIKLSDGKTGWVLNDDIKMLKTF; encoded by the coding sequence ATGAAACAATTCTTACACATACTTGTATGTTTTATTTTGACATCGTCATTTGCTCAAAATGAAAAGGTCTTTGAACAAGCTAACAGTTTGTATAATGAAGGAAATTATGCTAAAGCTATAGAAAAGTATCATACCATTTTAGATAGTGGTGAGCATTCTGCTGAATTGTTTTATAATATGGCCAATGCGCATTATAAATTAAACCATATAGCACCGAGTATTTATTACTACGAAAAAGCTTTATTATTAAAACCTCGAGATAAAGAGATATTGAACAATATTACTTATGCTCGTAATATGACTATTGATGATATAGAAGTGTTACCGGAGGTTGGATTTTCAAGACTCTTGAATAAAGCGACCAACACTATGAGCTATGATAATTGGGCAAAATTAGCTGTAGTATTGGTGGTTCTTTTCGTTATTCTATTTTTATTTTATGTCTTTTCGCATCGTACAGCTAAAAAACGATTTGCTTTTATAACAAGTTCGGTATGTATCATTTTAGCCTTTGTGGCTTTAGCATTTGCATTCCATAAGTATGAATTGGTAGAAAAAGACCAACCAGCTATTGTGTTTGCTCAGGAAGCACAAATAAAAAGCGAACCTAATTTAAGAAGCACAGAATCATTTAAACTTCATGAAGGCACCAAAGTCCAAGTCTTGGATACCATAAATAATTGGAAGAAAATTAAGCTTTCTGATGGTAAAACAGGATGGGTTTTGAATGATGATATTAAAATGCTAAAGACGTTTTAA
- a CDS encoding SulP family inorganic anion transporter, producing the protein MKNLFSNIKGDAFGGITAGIVALPLALAFGVSSGLGPSAGLYGAIFISFFAALFGGTPTQISGPTAPMTAVSMIVIAGIIAANDGDIDKALPAILTVFLLAGLMQIGLGTIGLGKYIRYIPYPVVSGFMTAIGLIIIITQILPSLGYYPKEDMVFVEQFKPQAEEVILQNILKDEAGEGILVLEDFKETIKRSNEISQENILKESQTLAAKKASGALGALKVIPRALQNINWLELILALGTIVIVFGFKRITKKVPSSLVALVVMSGIAVGFGLDYRPIEEIPTGIPMPRLEMFSNFSIGNITPYIFTALTLALLGAIDSLLTSVVADNMTKTKHKPNKELVGQGIGNSIAALFGGIPGAGATIRTVVNINAGGKTKLSGMIAGVMLLIILLGLGPIASKIPAAVLAGILITVGIGVMDYKGLKAIPSLPKDIKLGPLKLSSEVLIMLIVLLLSTFWDLIYAVGIGLVIASLMFMKKIGDLTAERSDVKSLKEEAWDDEADFPKQLKEEVFIKHLKGPLFFGSTSDFQQLTLQIPVTASIVILRLGRMQYMDQSGLYAMEDMLLELKSRNVEVLFVNLLKQPRYMMERIDIIPDFVPESHIFKSFKECLSWIKQNVKDSN; encoded by the coding sequence ATGAAGAATTTATTTTCAAATATCAAAGGGGATGCCTTTGGTGGGATTACAGCCGGAATTGTGGCATTACCTCTTGCTCTTGCCTTTGGAGTTTCCTCTGGATTGGGTCCAAGCGCCGGATTATATGGGGCTATTTTTATCAGTTTCTTTGCTGCTTTATTTGGTGGAACACCAACCCAAATTTCTGGACCTACTGCTCCAATGACTGCGGTGAGTATGATTGTTATTGCTGGAATAATCGCTGCAAACGATGGAGATATTGATAAAGCCTTACCCGCTATTCTGACCGTTTTTCTGTTAGCTGGATTAATGCAAATAGGCTTGGGAACGATAGGTTTGGGGAAATACATAAGGTATATTCCTTATCCAGTGGTATCTGGGTTCATGACGGCCATTGGCCTCATTATAATAATAACCCAAATTTTACCCTCTTTAGGATATTACCCAAAGGAGGATATGGTTTTTGTAGAGCAATTTAAACCTCAGGCAGAAGAGGTCATTTTGCAAAATATCTTAAAAGATGAAGCTGGTGAAGGAATTTTGGTGTTAGAAGATTTCAAAGAAACAATTAAGCGTTCTAATGAAATCTCACAAGAAAATATCCTTAAAGAATCACAAACATTAGCAGCAAAAAAAGCTTCTGGAGCTCTTGGTGCATTAAAAGTAATTCCTAGAGCGTTGCAAAATATTAATTGGTTGGAGCTAATTCTCGCTCTTGGTACTATAGTTATTGTATTTGGTTTCAAACGAATTACAAAGAAAGTCCCAAGTTCCTTGGTGGCTCTGGTTGTTATGTCAGGTATTGCAGTTGGCTTTGGTCTTGACTATAGACCCATTGAAGAGATACCAACAGGTATTCCCATGCCTAGACTAGAAATGTTTAGTAATTTTAGTATTGGTAATATCACACCTTATATTTTTACAGCCTTAACATTAGCCTTACTTGGGGCTATTGATTCTCTATTAACTAGTGTGGTTGCTGATAACATGACCAAAACCAAACATAAACCAAATAAAGAATTGGTTGGACAAGGGATTGGCAATAGTATTGCAGCGTTGTTTGGAGGTATTCCCGGTGCTGGTGCGACCATTAGAACCGTAGTTAATATTAATGCTGGAGGTAAAACTAAACTTTCAGGAATGATAGCCGGTGTGATGCTACTAATTATCTTGCTAGGTCTTGGACCAATTGCTTCTAAAATTCCAGCTGCAGTTTTGGCAGGAATATTAATCACTGTTGGAATTGGTGTCATGGATTACAAAGGCTTAAAGGCAATCCCGAGTTTACCAAAAGATATAAAGTTAGGACCTCTCAAGTTAAGTTCTGAGGTGTTGATTATGCTTATAGTATTGTTATTATCTACATTTTGGGATTTAATCTATGCTGTTGGTATAGGTTTAGTGATTGCCTCACTTATGTTTATGAAAAAAATTGGAGATCTCACTGCCGAACGATCGGACGTAAAGTCTCTAAAAGAAGAAGCGTGGGATGATGAAGCTGATTTTCCGAAGCAATTAAAAGAAGAGGTATTTATTAAACATTTGAAAGGACCTTTATTCTTTGGGTCAACATCAGATTTCCAGCAACTTACACTACAAATACCGGTTACTGCCTCTATTGTAATACTTAGACTTGGTCGTATGCAATATATGGATCAATCTGGACTCTATGCCATGGAAGACATGTTACTTGAATTAAAATCCAGAAATGTTGAAGTATTATTTGTAAATTTATTGAAACAACCAAGATACATGATGGAACGAATTGATATTATTCCAGATTTTGTGCCTGAATCACATATTTTTAAATCTTTTAAAGAATGCCTATCTTGGATTAAGCAAAACGTTAAAGACTCAAACTAA
- a CDS encoding sodium-dependent bicarbonate transport family permease — MNIDILISNITNPVLLFFILGIIATTVNSDLTIPESSSKFISLYLLFAIGFKGGQELSHSDFNAEILNSIIFAVALSALVPVYVFYSLKKKVGVPNAGAIAAAYGSVSAVTFVTAVSFLENQGIDFGGHMVAIMAIMESPAIIVGVILIMLNDKVKTNKNSMGSILKHSFTSGSVLMLVGSLIIGLIADATQARGIEPFTTDIFKGFLALFLLEMGMVTAKRIKGFKQYGLSLFLFAIVMPLINGLLVAYLSGFITESEGNRLLFAILGAGASYIAVPATMKLAEPRADAGIYIPMALGITFPFNITIGMPIYYAFIQMT, encoded by the coding sequence ATGAACATCGACATACTTATTAGTAATATCACAAACCCTGTTCTATTATTTTTTATACTCGGTATTATTGCAACTACTGTAAATAGTGATTTAACGATTCCTGAATCTTCTTCTAAATTTATATCGCTCTATCTTCTATTTGCTATAGGATTTAAAGGCGGGCAAGAACTATCTCACAGTGATTTTAATGCGGAAATTTTAAACTCTATAATATTCGCTGTAGCATTATCTGCTTTAGTTCCTGTCTATGTGTTTTATAGCTTAAAGAAAAAAGTTGGAGTTCCCAATGCTGGAGCTATAGCTGCTGCCTATGGATCGGTGAGTGCGGTGACTTTTGTAACCGCAGTATCATTTCTTGAAAACCAAGGTATTGATTTTGGTGGTCACATGGTCGCAATTATGGCTATCATGGAATCACCTGCAATTATTGTTGGTGTGATTTTGATTATGCTAAATGATAAAGTAAAAACAAACAAAAACTCGATGGGTTCCATTTTAAAACATTCCTTTACAAGTGGCAGTGTATTGATGCTTGTTGGAAGTTTAATTATTGGACTCATTGCCGATGCTACACAAGCTAGAGGTATTGAACCTTTTACCACTGATATATTCAAAGGGTTTTTAGCCTTATTCCTTTTAGAAATGGGAATGGTCACAGCAAAACGTATTAAAGGCTTTAAGCAATATGGTTTATCCTTATTCCTCTTTGCTATAGTGATGCCTTTAATTAACGGATTATTGGTAGCTTACCTCAGTGGTTTTATAACTGAGAGTGAAGGAAATCGTTTACTGTTTGCTATTCTTGGTGCAGGAGCTTCATATATCGCTGTGCCTGCAACCATGAAATTAGCCGAACCTCGAGCAGATGCTGGAATATACATACCAATGGCTTTAGGGATAACATTCCCCTTTAACATCACCATTGGCATGCCCATATACTATGCCTTTATACAGATGACCTAG